gggttacctaatacctttgaggaaaccggctccacccgcagattataaaaccttgcatatgtgttaggtgtcgcccagcccacaGCTCTGCAGATATCTGTTAGAGAGGTGCCGCGTGCATGCGCCTAGACACATGCGAAGCTCCAAGTGGAGTGCACACAAATTCCTGGTGGACACGGCTCGCCCTGGCTTTGGtaagcgagggagatggcatTCACTATCCAGTTGGCCAACCTCTGTTTAGATTcggcacttcccttctgccgacGACAATAACAgatgaagagctgctcagaaagCTCTGTGTGTGGCCCAGATAGTTTCGCAAAGCGTGACTGGACAAAGTAAtaaaaagggctgggtctgcctcctccggggcagcgcttgcaggctcactacttGGTCCTTAAAtggtgtggtaggaaccttgggcacatatccagGCCGGGGTCTCAGGACAACGTAAGAGTAGGCCGGGCCAAATTCCAGGCacaagtcactgaccgaaaatgcctccaggccCTTGCCCCTCCTAATCGATGTCAACATGatcagcagagctgtctttagGGACAGAAATTTAAAGATACCAAGTCAAGTGATTCGAATGGTTCTGTATGTGAGAATGAGGgcaagatcccaagagggcatgagagtgGGGTAGGGGATTTATTCGCCAAACACTTCTAAGGAagcggatgatgaggttatgccttcccaTGGTGCCGCCAGTCACCGAGTCATGGTGAGCAGGGATGGAAGACACGTAACCtagagtgtggagggcgacagcctgctctccagcttctcttgaaggaaagaaaGCACAATGCTGATTTGGcaagttcgggggtcttctctgcgagagacacaccattcagtgaatagaccaCTTCAAGGCATAGGTGCGCCTTGtcgagggggctctagcctgagtgatggtattaaccaccgccgtcggtaggttacctaagtcttcctcgcgtctaaggcaCACGTGAAGGTTCTAAATATctgggtgccagatggtgccctgaccctgagagagtaggtactctctcaaagggatctgccaggggaaggccgtcgcgaggagggagtgttctgacatccaggtccggttgggccagagaggcgcaactagcaagacctgctcctcgtcccccctgaccttgcacagtaactgcgcgagcaggctcactgggggaaacacatatttgcgcatgccccgaggccagctgtgggccagtgcagtGCTGAGACATGCGACAAGAGTGGATACCCCCTATGtggttgatatacgccaccgtTGCCGTGcggtccgtcctgaccagcacgtgtttttgctccagcaccggtaaaaaaaCGGTGGACAGCAAGgtacactgccaacagctctagtcGATTGATATGCCCCTGCAACTGGattcctttccacaggcccgcagctgcatggcTGCAACACATGGCCCCCCAGCccatgctggaagcatctgtGACAGATTAGTGCAGCATAGTGACAGTCACCTGGTGTGTGCCTGCATGTCATGCGTGTCCGGGGACTCGATCATGAAGCCAGTGCTGAGGACAGCAATCtgctctcgcaagacaggggcagacagggggctgaccctggggAAATACACACACGTGAACTtagggggccgtttcgcgaactctctttaatggactcatcgctacaaacgctgacgtaccagcagtggggcaatGCAGAGTGGgagtgctgatccgggaagcgatGGGGTGCCACGTAAGAGCAGGAGGCAAGAGATTCACTCTCACCTTGCACCCAAACTCCAGAGAGGGGGCTCGAGGAGTGGGAGAAAGGCCCGTGAGCactgcattaacatgctggacgccaggcaagggagaaacccagctcgactgtCTGCTGCTACATGTCACTTACTCTGGGCCAGGAGACTGCTCTCGTTCACACTCTTTGGAAGATTTCTCTGGAAATCAGCTttaggaaccctcatcgactttCTCAGAAGACTGTTGAAATCTCTGAAATGAAAAGGATGCCGTAGCCTGCTCTCGCTGTGCTTATATTGCAAAATTGATTGCAACGAGCATCAGCTGAGCAAGCTGACACTGCCAAcatattggcattttattggcccgtttacatactctttcagacgattggctttctgaacaaAATCCCCATAGTGGTGAgttttttccacatagcattgaagttctTCTCCTGAAGGGGAACCAAATTGTTCAGTTTATTAACGTGACTTTTATGATAAGTAAttggttattttttattaattggtCATAGTTGGCACATAGTTCTCAGTGATGATTTTTTCTTTAGTAATTATCAATTACGTAATAGGGAATACCTTTGTAATAAATAAGCTATTACTTACTGCTTAGGTCATTTtgcttttatattagttaatgtaGTACTACCTTTTACTACCTACTTAAGTGTTGTGTACCtaaatttttttccaaaaatatcATCTAGATGCGCTCTAATAAAAAACTCATCTTTTTTAGTGGTTAATAATGACAATATCATAAGAAAAATggtatattaaattttatttgttagttCTAGCAgcaaacaggggggggggggtgcagggGGTTTTAGCGCCACAGCAcccgcgagacctatatgagtcgggccgagagaaaaggagatggaaaaaaaaggaggaaagacagagtagaccgagaaaggggagagaggaaaaaaaaaaaaaaaaaggggttcggttctccagacacgctgccactcggtcctccaccagccgagagatgcgacgacgtgctgggagccctgtggaggaatctatccacccgtccgtcttctggCGTCTGGCGGCGGTTCGCCTGGCTAGCTGGCGGCatttctggtctcctgctccgctcccgcttcggtggatggatgcaggctctggcatcatagcggatcgcggcgactccaccgggttctgtgggatggctcccttcagcactttcccttccggtggtgagccccgcgtcccctgctcctccccatgctgggagacggcagcaggcagatcctttcctcgccagcctcaggccgccctggcactctgggcagacgaacgggtttctcccccactcgggttaactcccgaacactctccccctctctcagcggcgaggggcatctggacaacgcgtccctccttctcccgggtttctgcaccactgtaataaagtttacggccctttggctgccgggaagaaggaggcggagaaccgacggagctttaaaatatttattaataacagtgacggcagctcctcacggagactgccgtctaaaccaaaacaaacggacggcagctcctcacggaaactgccgtcaaactgaaagcaaaagtaaaatatgtccgggcccggtcctctctcggcttcctctgccatcggtcctcctttaatggtccagagctccttccgtgggatccgaggcaggtgcgcaccgcaggtgtatcgcGGGgacctcaccccgttcccacggctctcggccacgccccctcgccacaagcATGTATCTGTATATTTGTGTAAATGCCATGTTCAGTGGTGTGTGTGTACTGCTGTTCAGTTGTTTCAGATTTTCTTTTTACCTTTAGTTTAAACAAAGAACGTACTTATATGAGTCAAAAGCTAAGTTAAAGAATTTCAGAGATCACAACACTTTGTTATTGACACTTGTTTTAATGAGTATTATGTAATGTTTGTGTAAAAGACTACATGTACTGTACTTCCTCATGATGTCCTCAAATAAAGTAAACCAGTTTCTCTGGTTGTGATCCGTTTTAGCACATTTTCTGTTTAGTTTGGCGTGTTATCAATATCTGCATCAAAAAGACCAACAGACTGACATCTTTGTGTGGctcttattattgttatattaaaatattaaacttaAGTCTTGCTTGATTTTTCCTAGAGACGTTATTCTATACTATTCCATTTTACTTGCTTTTAGAGACGATGATGTTTGTAATGCTATATTTGCAGGTCAAAGCATGTTATTCGTGGTGGAGTTTGAGACTAATGTGACTGAAAGTTGTCAAGTTTTACTGCTTCATCACAATatagtattattcattcattaattttcttgttggcttagtccctttattaatccggggtcgccacagcagaatgaaccgccaacttatccagcaagtttttacgcagcggatgcccttccggccgcaacccatctctgggaaacatccacacacacattcacacacacactcatacaatttagcctacccaaattcacctgtaccgcatgtctttggactgtggaggaaacccatgtgaaggcagggagaacatgcaaactccacacagaaacaccaactgagccaaggttctaaccagtgacccagcgaccttcttgctgtgaggcgacagcactacctactgcgccactgcctcgccaatatAGTATTATAGTAAAGGTTGAAGCATCAATAGCATCAGCAAACAGATCACAGATTAACtagtgttaaagctgttatagcTAAAAAGGAACACTATGCTCCTAGTATGTTAATATAGTTTTACACCTGAAAAGTACAAACacacttgtttacattttatttttaatttaaagcattaaaaacatgattggaaacaatcatttttattgtctctTCAATGTATGCTTTAGTTTCAACAGATATAATCAGCCAACAGGTTTGACAATAAAAATACATGTTATGTACAGTACAATGGACTACAGTTGTTATTTTTTCATGTTGGCTTTTAAGTCAGATTTCTGCATGATTTCCTGGTAGCATTGGGACTGCTGAAGTAATGTTGAAGAACTACTACATATAATAGTTTTGTAAATAATGATACCAGCTTGACTAACATTTAGGACTAATTATTACTGACTGAAGAGGTGAACGCTGacagctttctttctttttttacacaCCCACAGGGGTGGAGCAGGAACTTGTTTTAATGTCAAGTGTGGGTTCACGGAAAGCATACGCACCTGCAACATGGACAAAATACTCCTGCTTTTTCTCTTTTTACTTCCAACTTCTGCTCCAAAAGGTGAGActgcaaaataattattaaattgaaaacaaatgttttaatgaatAACAGTACTAACttgtaatttttaacatttaattatgtAGCAAAACCTGCTTTAGAAATAACTtcctaaacaaacaaaataaataaacaaatgaactgtTTCACTAAATAATTTGAACTTTTAGAAATCCGAATATATGAAAGCACACTTTAAAATGTTTGACCAACATCTTCTGGATGCAATATGTATTAAATGTTGAACGTGCAATCAAAATTGTGGATAGGGAGATTTATCTGGTAAAAGCAAAATAAGTTTTTCACCATGTGTCACATATTACAGTATAATTGTTTGCACATTCTCACATCCAGCTTTTTGGTCACAagaattgtatttaaatatactgtatatagtgcAGCAACAAACTGAAACTGTTACAGTCATAGTTGCCCTGTGTGTTCTGTTTGTTATTGCTTCTGTTTATTCCTGTGTTCCTTTGCCAAACCCCTTTTTATTCCTATAGTTACCTAGTTTGTTTACCTTACTTACAATTGGTCTCCACCCATTAATAAACAGAACTATGGTTTTGGACTATttcaatttatttgtaatttctttTACAGGCTCTCACTCTTTATGTTTGCTTGCTACATACATAAAAGGGCCATCGCCGTTTCCTGAATTGAGTGGTGTCATGATGCTGGATGATATCCCACTTCTATACTATAATGGTGATACAAAGACTTTCTTCATGAGAGGAAACACAACGGCTGAAGATAATGTGTTTGATGCAAATGCTTTCCTCAGCATTATTGGCCATATACAGTCATCTTTTGTTGACAGATGGGGATTAGCATCAAGAGACTTAAATAAAACTGACAGTACGTATTGTTGAAGACAGTCAGCTAAGCATTGATTTAAATTTGATCAGTTCTTTAGtatgattattttaaaattatcttatattttctttatttttaaagggATTTTTACACTTCAGCAGCTTGTTTTGTGTGAACTAAGTGAGGATGGTGAACATGGAAAAATGATATCACGTGATGCTGTTGAAGGAACCACCACAGATGAACTGCAACATGTTGACCATAAGTTTACATACAAGCATACTTTAAATGTTTCAGCTTATCTAATAGATTTTTACCTTGAATTGACAAAGAGTCTTCACAAAACTTTATTCCAACCAACCTGCTTCAAAACTCTCAGTGGTTATCTTATACAAAGAAGAAATCAAATCAATAGGAAGGGTAAAAATTACCATCTTCTATAGTCAAACTAATCAAAAACAAATGTCATGTACAAGCCAACATATATCAAATTGTATGCTTCCAGTGAAACCTAAAGTCAGGCTCTTCAAGAAAGAACTGTCTTCTGGGTTTATTGTGAGTTGTTTGGCGACAGGATTTTACCCTCGTCACATCAACCTGACCCTGTTGAGAGATGGACAGCCTGTATCTGATCATGATGTCACTGGAGGAGATCTGCTGCCCAATGGAGATGGGACGTACCAGATGAGGAAGAGTCTGGAGATCAGAGCAGaggaaagacaaaaacacaagtactcctgctctgttaaacacctcAGTCTAGACAACAAACTCCATGTTGATTTgggtaataaacatttacaaaatataccataaaacagtcaaaacaaaaactattaaagTTAATCTCTGAGTATGTGCTTCATTTTTCAGACTTCGATCACAGCAAACCCTTTCAGTCAGTGATTCCTTCAGTTCTGACAGTTTTGGCTCTGTTATTGGTGTTTGGAGTCGCAGCTGTGATATGGAAAAGAAAATGTAGaggtatgacaaaaaaaaaacaggtttaaagATTATAGAATAGcaatttaaaatatactttagcatgaaaatgtaacaaaatagtttttatgtgtgtgtgtgtgtgtgttttctccttTGTTGTTTAGATTCTGTTAAATGTGGTTATTCCGCAGCTTCTAGtaagtaatctaattatttattaaattaaggcAAAGAAAACTGTTGCATACAACTTacacaatataattaaaaatatttacttttcagCATCTGTAGAAAATATGGAGACAACATGACTGACAAAAAGAATagcatgcaattacaaaaaattgtgttcaaattttttttttctgtctggaACATTCTGCCTTTCAACCATATTTATTCTGGATTTTTAAAAGCCTGATTGTATTCACTTTTTTCTGTAGCCACTCTGCAGTGCATCTTTTGGTTTTTACTTTTTACGGGAATTAtatgggagttttccaggagaaataacaaaacagtaGGGTGCCGGGTGATGGGTGTGAAATATGGGAGACTGTTGGAAGGTATGATACGTATTATCAAAACTAATGCACGCAACAAGCGCAAGTGGATGTACGGTAagcaaaatggtaaaaaaaatgacTTGAAAATGGATTTGAGAAGGGAGTTTTTCCCAAACTTGCAAAATATATTCAACATAATTATTTGAGAAATTGGTTATTACATGAAAgtctatatttaaaacaaaagattATTATTTCATGAGTGAAATTATAATTACACAGGTTTTCAAAGGCAATATTTTCAGTtggtataacatttaaaaaatgaaataataaattatatgattGTGTAGGTCAAATCTTTAAAACACTAGACTGAAGCTATTTCTGTTATGAAACTTTATCAGGAGTTTCTCAGAATTTTAAGCTTTATCAGTACAGAGCAGTTTATGCATCAGAGCAGAAGAGTGAACTGTACCACTATCACTGTATGTTTATGTTATTATTCTTTGTCTGCAAGGGTGGCACTAAACAAGGCTTTATTAGACAGACACTAAGAATTGTTAGTTAGAGTCTCACGATTATCAAATGGATGCATATACTTGGTAAATGTGACTCTTTCCTTGTTGCATGCACAactaaaatacagtaaaagatTTTTTTAGACAACTCTGGAGTTCTCATCTCCTTATTTTGTATACATTGATACTGGCAAACATTCCACAACATACACAACCAAACCCTTGATTTTTAACCCCAATTTTTTACCCATACCGTTATGTTTTTCTGGAAATATGGACAGACAGACCGATATGTTTTATACAAATAAATCTTTTGGTGAAGTGACCAAATTTATGGAGACAAGTTAATCCCATTTTACAGAGACATTTAACCTATGACTGTGTGCACATATCAATGTAATAACAGtttttaataatcattcattaacttTCTTAAGTTATAtcattttgtaatgtttttagtcatttgggatgcagtgacaagcagtcaaatattttgccgaaaagaaaattttcATGAAAGTCATTGTGCTGCACGTATTAGGTTAGCTGAAGGTGCAGCAAGGGGTTTGcaactttaataaactacaacagtttgcattaattgaaaagtaagaatgactGATAAATCCATATAAAGCATATGCAGGGCCATAggggacattttaaaagtggggggacagctgtatgaaatccaaaagtttacatgaacgaaagtgaagagggttggcgAATCGCGGAAGAAAGTGGACGGGGGAAGAGGGCGGTTGTGGATCGGTAAAAtcaggtgccggatcagattagGGTTAGAGTTAGGATCCGGCGTGTtgtggcacaaattaagccctgggtgttaagaataagctaaattgctcgtagtgtatgtgtatgaatgagtgtttatggctgttttccagtgatgggttgcagctggaatggcatgtgctgtgtaaaacatatgctggataatttggcggttagTAGTTCATCAGATGCTGAGTTTTTAGGACAATGACTGGCCAGTTGATCACTAGTGCTTTTGAAGAATCCACAACAGATGAAATGCATCTTATTAATAAAACCATAACATTTCAAGGGAGGAGGAGAGGTAAGCAtacactgtttttcttttttatgataTTCAATAAATTGTAAGGAATGTAATCTCTCATTTTTGGTTAATTTGATTTCCAGTGAAACCGCAAGTCAGACTTATTCAGAAAGCCTTAGATTTTAGAGGTTTTTGAGTGAGTTGTTTAGCGACATGATTTTAATTTCGTCACATCAACCAGACCCTGTTGAGAGATGGACAGCCTGTATCTGATCATGAGGTCACTGGAGGAGATCTTCTGCCCAATGGAGATGAGACGTTCCAGATGAGGAAGAGTGGAGATCAGAGCAGAGAagagggaaaaacacaaatacaccTGCTCTGCCAAACACCTCAGTCTGGACAACAAACTTGTTGATTTGGGTAATAAATTCTTCcacaatataacaataaaaatcaatattcaaAGTTAATCTCTCAGTTTTTGGTTTATGTTGCAGACTTTGATCACGGTGAACCATTTAAATTACTGATTCCTACAGTTCTGGTGGTTTTGACGATTTGCAGTACGTTTATTAAAGAGAGAGGGAGGAAGGTCTGTGATGAAGTCGATAGCTATGTGAGACCAGGGGCGACGTGGAATGGCGAGTGGTTGCAAGAGTCCTGCGGGGCGATGACGAGAGTATTTATGCATGTTGCAAAGGGTGCATTTCTTGATAAACTTTATGATGTCTCCTTTTAAGGTGGGCCACCAGTAATGGTTCTGGGTGAGAGCATACCTGTTATGCCTGGATGTCCTGAGCTGGGATTAGAGTGGATTTCTTGTGTTTGTCTCTCTCTTATCGACAAGGGAACAAAGGTTTTATCTGCTGGACAAGCTGGTGGTGCAGGGTGCTGGTTTAGGGCTTGAGAAATTTCTGTCTCTATATCCCAAATGATGGGGGCCAAGAAGAGCGAGTTGCCGACAATGGATTGGACCTCCTCCTTTACAACCTCCTTCTCACAAAGACGAGAGCACATCTGCTTTAATATTCTTGGAACCTGGAATATACGTGACAGAGAAGTCAAAGCAAGTGAAGAATAAAGCCCATCTTGCCTGCCTGGGGTTTAATCTTTTGGCTGAACGAATGTACTCTAGGTTCTTGTGGTCAGTGATTACGGTAAAAGGGTGTCTGGCTCCTTACCAatgtctccactcctccatggcCGCCTTCATAGCGAGGAGTTCCCGATTGCCCACATCGTAATTTCTTTGGGCTGAATTGAGCTTCCGTGAGAAGAAGGTGCAGGGGTTTGAGTTTGGCTGGGTCTCCTTGTCTCTGGGATAACACAGCTCCTATGCCCGTATTGGATGCATCAATTTCTAAGACAAAGGGTAGGTAGGGATTCGGGTGACATAGGAACGGTGCCGTTGAGAAGCGGGTTTTCAGGTTAGCAAATGCCCGGTTTGCTGCGTCATTCCAATTTAATTTTACCTCCTTTGACCATAGTAGTGAGCGGGGCAGCCACTACTGAAGTTCCTTATGAATCGTCTGTAGAAATTGGCAAATCCCAGAAATTGTAACTCATTCAGAGTTTTTGGGCTGTTGTTTTGAGATGATGTAATGCTAATAGTTCGGTGATGAttacctctgctggccagcgaggggaatgactgggaccgagtcggtgacacttaTGTTGGTGTTTGGAGTTGCAGCTGCTGTAATTGCAAGGAAAAGACGATGTTCAGGTACAACAGGAACCAAAATGTAAAAGTAACTAATCAACATGTTTTCTAACAAACAATCTTCTGTTTGAGTTTTAGATTCCATTAAGAGTGGATATGCTTCTGCTTCAAGTAAGTACTTTACAGTACTCAATAACTATATGAATTATTGTACGTTTAGAGTTCTTCATTACAcatttaataatacttttaattttcagcatcTGAGGAGAGTATGGACATGTCACTCAAATGAATGGAGGAATGTCTTCAAATGGATGAAAATTCtggcattttatttttgatttctgTGCCAAACAGGTGTTCTCTTGTTTTCCACACATTTCACATATTCAAACTATTGTAATTTATGTAACTACAGTAATGTAGCAATGGGTGCATGAGCCTTAATGCCAGTACTATTTCAGCGAGTCATCGTCAATCATAACCTGTTGATTTTTTTAACCTATGTAAAGTTGTTGAAAATTACACtcctgttttcattcatttaatgtatttttatagtgTCTTTGTATAATCCTTTAATACATTTGATGATTTTAACATAACTATATTATAAACAGTTAATTTCCTTAAAGAAAGACAGTATTATTAGTGCAGGTTCTGAAGGTGCCAAAATACAACCACCGAAagttttaaattaatgaaatcccATCATTAGATTTAATATTTCCATTTTTTACAAAGTTTAAAAACACCTCCCAGATATCTAAATTCAGAGGATTTTATCTTATTACTCATGTGAGCTTTTCAAAAGCCAAAAATGTTATTAGGTTTCTCAACCAAAGTCCAATAAAGGGGTGATTAACATTTGTCCAACACAAAGTAATACAGTGTCTATATTAAAGAAGTCTGAATCTGGAgttcagtgtttttatttgtgcatTCAAACATGTTGTATTATAATCCTTTAATAGAATATCCATGTTTGTATCTTGGATCCATGCGGgtcttttattttcagttttgtcatCATCTTCAGGCTTTTTAGTACCCTGCCTTTATATATCCTGAAGAGCTTCCTTAACAAAAGAGAGGAAGCACAAGTAAATGGAACAAGTATAATGTCTATTCAACTATTATACATTGTGTGTAGGTAATATTatcttattattaatcattttccCTGCTCTTCTTTTCTTTCACAGTGAAACTATGAGTCAGAGCCATTCAGACAGCCTGTACAAAGCTGGCACTGAGGAAATACAAATTCCCAAAGCTACATATTGTAAGACTGCAAATACtaaagtgtaccttttaaaatGGTACTGCACCATTTATTAATATACTTTTTTCTTAGCATTTGAAGAAAGAATTTACACATCACTCAAATTAATGGAGAAACATCTTCAAACCTTAGACATACAGTATTATATCTTGGCAAAGTTATGATTCCTGAAATATATTGACCCAAAATGCAACATGCAAAATGGTTCTGATATATTTATCTTGAGCCATTATAGTCCAAAAATATTTCACACATAATTTTTAGCATTCGAAGAGATTGTTGTAAAAACTAATATACAAATGTCTTAACACCACGTGACAAACAACAGACataatatattgtattaaattGTCAGTTAAGATCGAACAATTACAGCCATACCTAAATGTGTTCACATTCAATTTCTAGCAATGGTTCTGAGTGTATTTCAATACTGACGTTTTTTCAGACGAATGTAAAAGGGGAAGTGAAAGCATGTTTATCTAGACTGCACAGTAGCGGTTGCttgaaaagcatttattttattgaaactgTTGAAATGCTCATAAACACACAaagtgtggattaacagtgttgATAATTTGAAATAACGTGCAGACTGAAAATCAATGTTTGGTGCGCAATCAGTATGGACAAGGTTCTTCACCTTATGCTGATTTTACTTCCAGCAGTTGCTCCGAAAGGTAtgtctttactttttttacttaaattttttcttttaatagaAATGCTTTTACAGagaaaactaaatgaaacaacaTGACCAATTGCCTGTCATTAATAATCATACAATATAAGTAAATGagtttgcttatatatatatatatatatatatatatatatatatatatatatatatatatatatatatatatatatatatatatatataatttggatTTATTTTACCCATGCTATATAAATGAGACTTAAACCATCAACTTGTCTTCATTATATGCCATTTGTACTAAAGGGAAGAGTGGAACACTTTTATAGTTTGTGTGAATGCACATGGATACTTCATTTTAAAGTAATAAAGGGTATAattttacaaattaattaaattgtagttttatttcataattacaatgtttacatttcattatttatcCCAAAAGAAAGGACAAAATGTCATTGTAATgaccattaataatattatatgataAAATGAAACTGTGACAACAGTGTGCACAACTGGAATTTCAAACTGGTTAATTCCATCCAGTAGTTAGCAAAGCAATAAATATCTATCTTCTAACACACTGGAAATTAAATTAATAGCTGATTTTTCTtagtttaaataaacacaaaaaatccATTACAGCTGTACTTTTGCTATAGTTAAACGTAAATTGTTTTTTAGTTTGACACTTTTTTTACTATATTCTGTTGAAATATTCCAGTAGAAGCTATAAACTTTGTGAGTATTAAAACCTAAGCTAGATTTGTTGTATGTTATAAGTTTTATTAGTTACTTTGTGTTTGGAAATTAGTTCATGAAGTGACTTCCTGTTTTTCTCATGTGATCTAAAATGTTTTATGTCATGTGATGTGGTTGTGTAATGTATTAAGCTTGTTCTTGGATTGTTCTGTAAAGTTTCTGGCACAGCTTGTTAAAGAGAGTCAAAGTTGTTGAAGTCAAACATGTGAAAACTAAATccaaaacattacaaaaacagTAACCATGAGTTTGGTTTGACGATAACATATGGAACATAAAACAACATACAGTAGTAACATGATgccattcaaaataaaagacatgaaaagcataaaaaacatgcaaaaaacatagctcctgggaagtATTTTTGTCTCTCCAGAGTAGTATATtgaggtacgtaatca
The DNA window shown above is from Danio rerio strain Tuebingen ecotype United States chromosome 25, GRCz12tu, whole genome shotgun sequence and carries:
- the mhc1lfa gene encoding major histocompatibility complex class I LFA precursor, coding for MDKILLLFLFLLPTSAPKGSHSLCLLATYIKGPSPFPELSGVMMLDDIPLLYYNGDTKTFFMRGNTTAEDNVFDANAFLSIIGHIQSSFVDRWGLASRDLNKTDRIFTLQQLVLCELSEDGEHGKMISRDAVEGTTTDELQHVDHKFTYKHTLNVSAYLIDFYLELTKSLHKTLFQPTCFKTLSGYLIQRRNQINRKVKPKVRLFKKELSSGFIVSCLATGFYPRHINLTLLRDGQPVSDHDVTGGDLLPNGDGTYQMRKSLEIRAEERQKHKYSCSVKHLSLDNKLHVDLDFDHSKPFQSVIPSVLTVLALLLVFGVAAVIWKRKCRDSVKCGYSAASTSVENMETT
- the mhc1lfa gene encoding major histocompatibility complex class I LFA isoform X2, whose amino-acid sequence is MDKILLLFLFLLPTSAPKGSHSLCLLATYIKGPSPFPELSGVMMLDDIPLLYYNGDTKTFFMRGNTTAEDNVFDANAFLSIIGHIQSSFVDRWGLASRDLNKTDRIFTLQQLVLCELSEDGEHGKMISRDAVEGTTTDELQHVDHKFTYKHTLNVSAYLIDFYLELTKSLHKTLFQPTCFKTLSGYLIQRRNQINRKVKPKVRLFKKELSSGFIVSCLATGFYPRHINLTLLRDGQPVSDHDVTGGDLLPNGDGTYQMRKSLEIRAEERQKHKYSCSVKHLSLDNKLHVDLDFDHGEPFKLLIPTVLSVTLMLVFGVAAAVIARKRRCSDSIKSGYASASTSEESMDMSLK
- the mhc1lfa gene encoding major histocompatibility complex class I LFA isoform X1, which encodes MDKILLLFLFLLPTSAPKGSHSLCLLATYIKGPSPFPELSGVMMLDDIPLLYYNGDTKTFFMRGNTTAEDNVFDANAFLSIIGHIQSSFVDRWGLASRDLNKTDRIFTLQQLVLCELSEDGEHGKMISRDAVEGTTTDELQHVDHKFTYKHTLNVSAYLIDFYLELTKSLHKTLFQPTCFKTLSGYLIQRRNQINRKVKPKVRLFKKELSSGFIVSCLATGFYPRHINLTLLRDGQPVSDHDVTGGDLLPNGDGTYQMRKSLEIRAEERQKHKYSCSVKHLSLDNKLHVDLDFDHGEPFKLLIPTVLVVLTICSTFIKERGRKVCDEVDSYVRPGATWNGEWLQESCGAMTRVFMHVAKGAFLDKLYDVSF